A single region of the Arthrobacter sp. zg-Y820 genome encodes:
- a CDS encoding phospholipid carrier-dependent glycosyltransferase, with protein MTVSETPVPRAAPLVSDPGAAFSFSALRNRLLGWAPGTTFSLGLWGWLLPLAAAVIGGVLRFVRLGQPPSLVFDETYYVKDAYSYLVSGYEREWPQDANTLFNAGTPDILLSTPEYVVHPPVGKWMIAAGMALFGSDNSFGWRFGAAVAGTLTVLMVGLIAVRLFRSPLLGGVAALLLAVDGHHLVHSRTSLLDVFLTFWVVAAFGALLLDRDDGRRRLARKLSGSARGGSPPADVLRYGPWLLWRPWRLAAGICLGLAVGTKWSALAFVAVFGLMTVLWDVGARRVAGIRAWPAAGLLKDGVPAFFTIIPVAALTYLASWTGWLRSADAYGRNWAQDNPSQAWGWLPDSLRSLAEYHRSAYAFHNGLSSEHTYESSAWTWLFMGRPTSFFYESSTLGVDGCPVDACSSAVSVVGNPLIWWAAAFSLLVLLFAWIGRRDWRAGAILAGVAAGYLPWFAYPERTTFFFYAVSFEPFLILALTWVLGLVLGRATDPITRRRLGAAAVALFLLAAVLMTAFFLPVWTAETIPYSDWRRRMWMPSWI; from the coding sequence CTGACCGTGAGTGAGACCCCCGTACCTCGAGCAGCACCGCTCGTTTCCGATCCGGGGGCCGCCTTCAGCTTCAGTGCGCTGCGGAACCGCCTGCTGGGCTGGGCGCCGGGCACCACGTTCAGCCTGGGGCTCTGGGGCTGGCTCCTGCCGCTGGCAGCCGCCGTCATTGGCGGCGTGCTGCGCTTCGTCCGGCTGGGACAACCGCCGTCGCTGGTCTTCGACGAGACCTACTACGTCAAGGACGCCTACTCCTATCTCGTCTCCGGCTATGAGCGTGAGTGGCCTCAGGACGCCAACACCTTGTTCAACGCCGGCACCCCCGACATCCTGCTCTCCACTCCCGAATACGTGGTGCATCCGCCGGTCGGGAAGTGGATGATCGCGGCCGGCATGGCGCTCTTCGGCAGCGACAACAGCTTCGGCTGGCGTTTCGGCGCCGCGGTTGCCGGCACCCTGACCGTCCTGATGGTGGGCCTCATCGCCGTTCGGCTGTTCCGCTCGCCGCTTCTGGGCGGCGTTGCCGCCCTGCTGTTGGCCGTCGACGGTCATCACCTGGTGCATTCACGCACCTCGCTGCTGGACGTGTTCCTGACCTTCTGGGTTGTTGCCGCGTTCGGCGCCCTGCTGCTGGACCGCGACGACGGACGACGGCGGCTGGCCCGCAAGCTCTCCGGTTCAGCCCGCGGCGGGTCGCCGCCGGCAGATGTGCTGAGATACGGCCCGTGGCTGCTCTGGCGTCCCTGGCGTCTGGCGGCGGGCATCTGCCTGGGCCTGGCGGTGGGAACGAAGTGGTCGGCGCTGGCGTTTGTCGCGGTTTTCGGCCTGATGACCGTGCTGTGGGATGTCGGTGCCCGCCGGGTGGCCGGGATCCGTGCCTGGCCTGCCGCCGGTCTGCTCAAGGACGGAGTGCCGGCGTTCTTCACGATCATTCCCGTCGCGGCGCTCACCTATCTGGCGTCGTGGACAGGCTGGCTGCGGTCCGCCGACGCGTACGGCCGGAACTGGGCGCAGGACAATCCGTCGCAGGCCTGGGGCTGGCTGCCGGATTCGCTGCGTTCCCTGGCGGAATACCACCGCAGCGCGTATGCCTTCCACAACGGGCTCAGCTCCGAACACACCTATGAGTCCAGCGCCTGGACCTGGCTCTTCATGGGCCGCCCGACGTCGTTCTTTTATGAATCCTCGACCCTCGGCGTCGACGGGTGCCCCGTTGATGCCTGCTCCTCCGCGGTCTCCGTGGTGGGCAATCCGCTGATCTGGTGGGCGGCCGCCTTTTCCCTGCTGGTTCTCCTGTTCGCCTGGATCGGCCGCCGCGACTGGCGCGCCGGAGCCATCCTCGCCGGCGTCGCCGCAGGCTATCTTCCGTGGTTCGCCTATCCGGAACGCACCACGTTCTTCTTCTACGCCGTGTCTTTCGAGCCGTTCCTGATCCTCGCCCTGACCTGGGTGCTGGGCCTGGTCCTGGGCCGGGCAACCGACCCGATCACCCGCCGGCGCCTGGGTGCGGCCGCCGTCGCACTCTTCCTTTTGGCCGCCGTCCTGATGACCGCGTTTTTCCTTCCGGTCTGGACGGCCGAAACTATCCCGTATTCTGACTGGCGGCGGCGCATGTGGATGCCCAGCTGGATTTAG
- a CDS encoding TatD family hydrolase gives MCNDSGFVPGEIPAAYLDFASGSGKPYPPAPEPLPVPVIDNHTHLDFAPGEAGTAGVRAAMDAAEAAGVRGAVQVGTDLESSRFTVRVLDEEPRLLGAVAIHPNDAPVLAAEGALDAALEEIEALAGHPRVRGIGETGLDYFRTGADGVERQQYSFRRHIDIAKRLGLALQIHDRDAHDDVVRVLLEEGAPENVVFHCFSGDADLARTCNEHGWNMSFAGTLTFKNAGNLREGLAVADRRLLLVETDSPFLTPHPFRGRPNASYMVPYTVRFMAAQLGEDLAELGADLVANTVRVYGSWDAAS, from the coding sequence ATGTGCAATGACAGCGGCTTTGTTCCGGGCGAAATACCTGCAGCCTACCTGGACTTCGCGTCCGGTTCGGGGAAACCTTATCCTCCCGCACCGGAACCGCTTCCGGTGCCGGTGATCGACAACCACACGCACCTTGATTTTGCGCCCGGCGAGGCGGGCACCGCGGGCGTCAGGGCGGCCATGGACGCGGCCGAGGCGGCGGGCGTCCGCGGAGCCGTGCAGGTGGGCACCGACCTGGAGTCTTCCCGCTTCACCGTCCGGGTCCTGGACGAGGAACCGCGGCTGCTCGGTGCGGTGGCGATCCATCCCAACGATGCGCCGGTGCTGGCCGCCGAGGGAGCCCTGGACGCGGCGCTGGAAGAGATCGAAGCACTCGCCGGGCATCCGCGGGTGCGCGGCATCGGCGAAACCGGACTGGACTATTTCCGCACCGGCGCCGACGGCGTCGAGCGCCAGCAGTATTCCTTCCGCCGGCACATCGACATCGCCAAGCGGCTGGGCTTGGCCCTGCAGATCCACGACCGGGACGCGCACGACGACGTCGTGCGCGTGCTGCTCGAGGAGGGGGCGCCGGAGAACGTGGTGTTCCACTGCTTCTCCGGTGACGCGGACCTGGCGCGGACCTGCAACGAGCACGGCTGGAACATGTCCTTCGCCGGCACGCTCACCTTCAAGAACGCGGGAAATCTCCGCGAAGGCCTCGCCGTGGCCGACCGGCGGTTGCTGCTGGTGGAAACCGACTCCCCGTTCCTGACCCCGCATCCGTTCCGGGGCCGGCCGAACGCCAGTTACATGGTGCCCTACACGGTGCGGTTCATGGCCGCCCAGCTGGGCGAGGATCTGGCCGAACTGGGCGCGGACCTGGTGGCGAACACGGTGCGGGTCTACGGCTCCTGGGACGCCGCCTCCTAG
- a CDS encoding DUF3488 and transglutaminase-like domain-containing protein, which produces MTATLSRPSTDGPAPPPPASTRSRFRPPWDWASAGASAAAVLLCSISLYGVFDGWAWFPPLVLTTAAVVSAMAAARRFRFPTALVPAVGLAALVVVLTWLFAASTAVLGLLPTAATLERSAGLVAEAQSTIMNQVPPVLADPGIVFIACLGTGLITLLVDTLATTLRMPAASGLGLLALLTVPAVLKPDSIGVFPFVLACAGYLLVLATGSWQERPRSAAAARRPPGRQMGIAAGIGAAALVVALGLNAALPGFTQGTFPQGSRLNIWTGQSGLNPVVALGNDLRQPSASGRIRYATNSAQPVYLRSTTLEDFSGQRWAPDLRSETRLAGLQDMVPAEADEPAAGSTTVTTRVRSETYASPWLLTPYAPLQVNGASGRFSWDPKTMTVIAEGNRKASRLDYMVQSASLNISPDDLEALEPAAENAVDPIFTAIPEDLPASIREAALTATAGAKGPYEQAVAIQAYLRGTDFTYSLEAPVEGGYDGNGMDILDRFLEEKSGYCIHYAAAMAVMARDMGIPSRMALGFAPGRSTGETVTDARGEELREFEVDARDAHAWPELYFEGTGWVRFEPTPSRGSVPAYSVQPRTAPGESTESGAAELDRPVPETEPAPQPRATPSTPPVAAPVTPAESGAGKVLGAALALLTVAAALLSPWALRRRRRSIRRRGLTGPVRTGRTGREGRTGNAGGPGNADGPDGADGPHPGPASLAWDEAADTGLDYGHLPRKAESPRAYALRLTHDAGLPDGPALALQRLRGAYEEEVYAAPRPRIPGGEVPDVGASPVGAGSVGAESVGTAPVTETGTLSSTGVSAGADADESGAAWAERLWDDVTTVRESLASTAPLGSRLRARFFPASLASRFRR; this is translated from the coding sequence ATGACCGCCACACTGAGCCGGCCCTCAACGGATGGTCCGGCTCCTCCCCCGCCGGCGTCCACCCGTTCGCGTTTCCGGCCCCCGTGGGACTGGGCGTCAGCCGGAGCCAGCGCTGCCGCGGTCCTGCTGTGCAGCATCAGCTTGTACGGAGTCTTCGACGGCTGGGCCTGGTTTCCTCCGCTGGTCCTCACCACGGCAGCAGTGGTCTCCGCCATGGCTGCCGCCCGCCGGTTCCGGTTTCCCACCGCTCTGGTTCCCGCCGTCGGCCTCGCTGCCCTCGTCGTCGTCCTGACCTGGCTGTTCGCCGCGTCAACGGCCGTGCTGGGCCTGCTGCCCACGGCCGCCACGCTGGAGCGCAGCGCTGGACTGGTCGCCGAGGCGCAGTCGACCATCATGAACCAGGTGCCTCCGGTGCTGGCCGATCCCGGGATTGTGTTCATCGCGTGCCTCGGCACAGGCCTGATCACGCTGCTGGTCGATACGCTCGCCACCACGCTGCGGATGCCGGCGGCGAGCGGGCTGGGACTGCTGGCCCTGCTGACCGTTCCGGCGGTCCTGAAACCGGACAGCATCGGAGTGTTCCCCTTTGTCCTGGCCTGCGCCGGGTACCTGCTGGTTCTGGCCACCGGCTCCTGGCAGGAGCGTCCCCGCAGCGCAGCCGCAGCCCGGCGGCCCCCCGGCCGGCAGATGGGCATTGCCGCCGGGATTGGTGCCGCCGCCCTCGTGGTCGCGTTGGGCCTGAATGCGGCTCTTCCCGGATTCACCCAGGGCACCTTTCCGCAGGGATCGCGGCTGAACATTTGGACCGGGCAGTCCGGTTTGAACCCGGTGGTGGCGCTCGGCAATGACCTGCGGCAGCCCTCGGCGTCGGGCCGGATCCGCTACGCCACCAATTCTGCGCAGCCCGTCTATCTGCGCTCGACCACGCTGGAGGACTTTTCCGGCCAGCGGTGGGCGCCCGATCTCCGCTCGGAGACCCGGCTCGCCGGCCTGCAGGACATGGTTCCGGCCGAAGCGGACGAGCCGGCAGCAGGCAGTACGACGGTCACCACGCGGGTGCGGTCGGAAACCTACGCCAGTCCGTGGCTTCTGACTCCGTATGCTCCGCTGCAGGTCAATGGAGCCAGCGGCCGGTTCAGCTGGGATCCGAAAACCATGACAGTCATCGCGGAAGGAAACCGGAAAGCGTCACGGCTGGATTACATGGTCCAAAGCGCTTCCCTGAACATCTCCCCTGATGATCTGGAGGCGCTGGAACCTGCCGCGGAAAACGCGGTGGACCCGATCTTCACCGCCATCCCGGAGGACCTGCCCGCAAGTATCCGGGAGGCGGCGCTCACCGCAACCGCCGGAGCCAAGGGACCGTATGAGCAGGCCGTGGCGATTCAGGCCTACCTCCGCGGAACTGACTTCACGTATTCACTGGAGGCACCGGTCGAAGGCGGTTACGACGGCAACGGCATGGATATCCTGGACCGGTTCCTGGAAGAAAAGTCCGGTTACTGCATCCACTACGCCGCGGCGATGGCGGTGATGGCCCGTGATATGGGCATCCCCAGCCGCATGGCCCTGGGCTTCGCGCCGGGCCGCTCCACTGGAGAAACCGTCACTGATGCCCGCGGCGAGGAACTGCGGGAATTTGAAGTGGACGCCCGCGATGCCCATGCCTGGCCGGAACTCTACTTCGAAGGCACGGGCTGGGTCCGCTTCGAGCCCACCCCGTCGCGGGGCTCCGTTCCGGCGTATAGCGTGCAGCCTCGGACCGCTCCCGGGGAAAGTACCGAAAGCGGAGCAGCGGAGCTGGACCGGCCCGTGCCGGAGACGGAGCCGGCCCCGCAACCTCGGGCGACGCCCTCGACACCGCCCGTCGCGGCGCCGGTGACTCCGGCGGAAAGCGGTGCCGGAAAAGTCCTGGGGGCGGCGTTGGCGCTCCTCACTGTTGCCGCCGCGCTGCTGAGCCCGTGGGCGCTGCGGCGACGCCGGCGCAGCATCCGCAGACGCGGGCTTACCGGTCCGGTGCGGACGGGCAGGACAGGCCGGGAGGGCAGGACGGGCAACGCGGGCGGGCCGGGCAACGCGGACGGGCCGGACGGCGCGGACGGGCCGCATCCGGGGCCGGCCTCCCTGGCCTGGGACGAAGCCGCCGACACGGGTCTGGACTACGGCCACCTGCCCCGGAAGGCTGAGTCTCCGCGCGCCTACGCTTTGCGCCTGACGCACGACGCCGGCCTGCCGGATGGCCCCGCGCTCGCCCTTCAGCGGCTCCGCGGTGCCTACGAAGAGGAGGTCTATGCGGCGCCCCGTCCCCGGATACCTGGTGGCGAAGTTCCTGATGTTGGAGCATCGCCTGTTGGGGCAGGGTCTGTTGGGGCAGAATCTGTGGGGACAGCGCCTGTTACCGAAACAGGAACTCTTTCCTCGACGGGTGTTTCGGCCGGAGCCGATGCCGACGAGTCCGGAGCAGCATGGGCGGAACGGCTCTGGGATGACGTCACCACGGTGCGGGAGAGTCTGGCCTCAACGGCCCCTCTGGGTTCCCGCCTCCGGGCTCGGTTTTTCCCGGCGTCATTGGCCTCGCGGTTTCGCCGCTGA
- the rsmI gene encoding 16S rRNA (cytidine(1402)-2'-O)-methyltransferase yields MVLAATPIGNMGDATTRLIGLLETADVIAAEDTRRLHRLVSALKITTTGRIISYHEHNEATRTADLLEMVRGGATLLMVTDAGMPAVSDPGFRLVEAAAKEGLTVTAAPGPSAVLTALALSGLPTDRFCFEGFLPRKAGERSARLADLAGEQRTMVFFEAPHRLEPMLRALDAAFGGDRRAAVARELTKLHEQVLRGPLRELLEWAETSEIRGEIAVVVSGAGEAAPELPEDHVAAVNGLISQGARLKDAVATVAEDARISKRELYSAVLAARG; encoded by the coding sequence ATTGTGCTGGCCGCGACTCCCATCGGCAATATGGGGGACGCCACCACCCGGTTGATCGGACTGCTGGAGACGGCCGACGTGATCGCCGCCGAAGATACCCGCCGGCTCCACCGGCTCGTGTCCGCCCTGAAGATCACCACCACCGGGCGGATCATCAGCTACCACGAGCACAACGAAGCAACCCGCACCGCCGACCTGCTGGAAATGGTACGCGGCGGTGCCACCCTGCTGATGGTGACCGACGCCGGCATGCCCGCCGTGTCCGATCCGGGCTTCCGTCTCGTGGAGGCCGCCGCGAAGGAAGGCCTGACCGTCACCGCGGCTCCCGGCCCGTCCGCTGTCCTGACCGCCCTGGCGCTGTCCGGGCTGCCCACCGACCGGTTCTGCTTTGAGGGTTTCCTGCCCCGGAAGGCCGGTGAGCGCAGCGCCCGCCTGGCGGATCTGGCCGGAGAGCAGCGCACCATGGTGTTCTTTGAAGCCCCGCACCGGCTGGAACCGATGCTCCGCGCGTTGGACGCGGCCTTCGGCGGCGACCGCCGTGCCGCCGTCGCCCGCGAACTGACCAAGCTGCACGAGCAGGTGCTGCGGGGTCCGCTGCGCGAACTGCTCGAATGGGCCGAGACGTCCGAGATCCGCGGCGAGATCGCCGTCGTCGTGTCCGGGGCGGGCGAAGCGGCGCCTGAGCTGCCCGAGGATCATGTGGCGGCCGTGAACGGGCTGATCAGCCAGGGCGCGCGGCTCAAGGACGCCGTTGCCACCGTGGCGGAGGACGCCCGGATCAGCAAGCGGGAACTGTACTCGGCCGTCCTGGCTGCCCGCGGCTGA
- a CDS encoding DUF58 domain-containing protein — MELATTARLLTPRGWGLLLTGLAALLTAQVMGRRDVLVLGVFLLVLPLLSALALRLLKPVFDVERTFSPSSAETGVPVTVVLSLRPAQPLRESATMREGLPLRFGESPVFRFPARFPGPDGASTYEYQLRSARRGLFSIGPVTADFQDLFGLSRRLHTLGGVDSLVVSPAPQPLPRTVLGSPRGTEGSVASPRRGSPSEDDVSTREYRAGDPMRRVHWAATARHGELMVRQEEPVTSPGATLLLDAREGCYAGGAGSSLWMDPAGGNGLSTSESFEWAVTAAVSTAAHLVENGYSLHLLDACARPALARSPSAPDPRQREFSGPGGLLDIADGLAALELDSRSSERPLNAANDDGAGSVPGHRAGRRRAGSEQPAGNGAAFGDALLDFLAQRRRGPLVAVLGRLSVEDAHRLAPVADYASRACAILVADRVQDVGPAVAVLRAGGWDAAAATPESDVARIWATFGTSAAPPVPAASIPHEDRP, encoded by the coding sequence ATGGAATTAGCGACTACCGCCCGGCTGCTGACGCCGCGCGGCTGGGGTTTGCTCCTGACCGGACTGGCCGCGCTGCTGACCGCCCAGGTCATGGGCCGCCGGGACGTGCTTGTCCTCGGGGTGTTCCTGCTTGTGCTGCCGCTGCTGTCGGCGCTGGCGCTGCGGCTGCTGAAGCCGGTTTTCGACGTCGAGCGCACCTTCAGCCCCTCTTCCGCGGAGACGGGGGTTCCCGTGACGGTGGTCCTGTCCCTGCGCCCGGCGCAGCCGCTCCGGGAGAGCGCCACCATGCGTGAGGGGCTGCCGCTGCGCTTCGGGGAAAGCCCCGTGTTCCGGTTTCCGGCGCGCTTTCCCGGACCCGACGGCGCCAGCACCTACGAGTACCAGCTGCGCTCCGCCCGTCGCGGCCTTTTCTCCATCGGGCCCGTGACCGCGGACTTCCAGGACCTGTTTGGCCTCTCCCGGCGGCTGCACACCCTCGGCGGCGTGGATTCCCTGGTGGTGTCCCCGGCACCGCAGCCCCTGCCCCGCACGGTGCTCGGCAGTCCGCGGGGCACCGAAGGGTCGGTGGCCAGCCCGCGCCGCGGCAGTCCCAGCGAGGACGACGTGTCCACGCGCGAGTACCGCGCCGGCGATCCGATGCGGCGGGTCCACTGGGCAGCAACCGCACGGCACGGCGAATTGATGGTCCGGCAGGAAGAACCCGTCACCTCCCCGGGTGCCACGCTGCTGCTCGACGCGCGGGAGGGCTGCTATGCAGGAGGCGCCGGCTCCAGCCTCTGGATGGATCCGGCCGGCGGCAACGGACTGTCCACCTCGGAGTCCTTCGAGTGGGCGGTGACGGCCGCGGTCTCCACGGCCGCGCACCTGGTGGAGAACGGTTACTCCCTCCACCTGCTGGACGCCTGCGCCCGCCCGGCACTGGCGCGCTCCCCCTCGGCGCCCGATCCCCGGCAGCGGGAGTTCAGCGGTCCGGGCGGCCTGCTGGACATCGCTGACGGGCTGGCGGCGCTGGAACTTGATTCCCGCTCCTCGGAGCGGCCGCTCAACGCCGCAAACGACGACGGCGCCGGCAGCGTGCCGGGCCACCGGGCCGGACGACGGAGGGCGGGGTCCGAGCAACCGGCCGGGAACGGAGCAGCGTTCGGCGATGCCCTGCTCGATTTCCTGGCCCAGCGCCGGCGCGGCCCGCTGGTGGCCGTGCTGGGACGGCTGTCCGTCGAGGATGCGCACCGGCTGGCCCCGGTGGCCGACTACGCGTCCCGGGCCTGCGCCATCCTGGTGGCCGACCGGGTCCAGGACGTCGGCCCGGCAGTGGCCGTCCTGCGCGCCGGCGGCTGGGACGCAGCCGCAGCCACCCCCGAATCCGATGTGGCCCGCATCTGGGCCACCTTCGGAACCTCCGCCGCCCCGCCCGTTCCTGCTGCATCGATTCCCCACGAGGACCGCCCATGA
- a CDS encoding AAA family ATPase, whose protein sequence is MDARNPAAGTAPFSGEPPAAAASGQPAAWNRRAAPAPDAEAFHQAASDILSAINTVIDGKEEAASLVLTVLLAQGHVLLEDVPGVGKTLLAKTLARTIDCSVTRIQFTPDLLPSDVTGVSIYNQDSHRFEFRQGPIFANIVIGDEINRASAKTQSALLECMEERQVTVDGGTYRLAEPFMVVATQNPIEMEGTYPLPEAQRDRFMARISMGYPDTQSEIEMLESHQSTSPLDKVAAVVDVAEVAAMTARVRDIFVSGAVKEYTVAIGQATREHTHLRLGASPRALLQLLRAAKAHAALAGRDFVLPDDISLLADPVLAHRIILDRKAASSGETPTGLLAHLLSRVPVPRSPAGERMRR, encoded by the coding sequence ATGGACGCTCGAAATCCAGCTGCAGGCACCGCACCGTTTTCCGGGGAGCCTCCCGCAGCGGCGGCCTCCGGACAACCGGCAGCCTGGAACCGGCGGGCGGCGCCGGCGCCGGATGCCGAGGCTTTCCACCAAGCAGCCTCGGACATCCTCTCCGCCATCAACACCGTGATTGACGGCAAGGAGGAGGCGGCCTCCCTGGTGCTGACCGTGCTGCTCGCCCAGGGGCATGTGCTGCTGGAGGACGTGCCCGGCGTGGGCAAAACACTCCTCGCCAAAACACTGGCCCGGACCATTGACTGTTCCGTCACCCGGATCCAGTTCACTCCGGATCTGCTGCCTTCGGACGTGACCGGCGTGTCGATCTACAACCAGGACTCCCACCGGTTCGAGTTCCGCCAGGGCCCGATCTTCGCGAACATCGTGATCGGGGACGAAATTAACCGAGCTTCCGCCAAGACCCAGTCGGCGCTGCTGGAATGCATGGAAGAGCGACAGGTGACCGTGGACGGGGGCACCTACCGGCTGGCCGAGCCGTTCATGGTGGTGGCCACGCAGAACCCGATCGAGATGGAGGGCACCTATCCGCTGCCCGAAGCCCAGCGCGACCGGTTCATGGCCCGCATCTCCATGGGATATCCCGACACGCAATCCGAAATCGAGATGCTGGAATCCCACCAGTCGACGTCGCCGCTGGACAAGGTTGCCGCCGTCGTCGACGTCGCTGAGGTGGCCGCCATGACGGCCCGGGTCCGGGACATCTTCGTCTCCGGCGCCGTGAAGGAATACACGGTGGCGATTGGCCAGGCGACCCGCGAACACACGCACCTGAGGCTCGGCGCCAGCCCCCGGGCCCTGCTGCAGCTGCTGCGCGCCGCCAAGGCCCACGCCGCGCTGGCGGGACGGGACTTCGTTCTGCCCGATGACATCTCGCTCCTGGCCGACCCCGTCCTGGCCCACCGCATCATCCTGGACCGCAAGGCGGCCAGCTCCGGCGAAACGCCCACCGGCCTGCTGGCGCACCTGCTCTCCCGCGTTCCCGTTCCCCGCAGTCCCGCCGGCGAGCGCATGCGGCGTTAG
- a CDS encoding NAD-dependent succinate-semialdehyde dehydrogenase translates to MGITADREAALLAQVPTGLLINGEWRDAAGGKTFDVEDPATGKVLLSIADASAEDGTLAMDAAAAAQESWAKTAPRERGEILRRAFDLVTERAEDFALLMTLEMGKPLAEARGEVTYGAEFLRWFSEEAVRISGRYGMSPDGKSRLMVNKKPVGPCLLITPWNFPLAMATRKIAPAVAAGCTMVLKPAKLTPLTSQLFAAVLIEAGLPAGVLNIVSTTAAGDVTGPIMKDERLRKVSFTGSTPVGQGLIRDAADRVLRTSMELGGNAPFVVFEDADVDKAVTGAMLAKLRNMGEACTAANRFIVHESVADEFAEKFAAKVGAMTTARGTEDESKIGPLIDAKSRDKVHALVSDAVDGGASALVGGAPVDGPGYFYQPTVLKNVAPDARILQEEIFGPVAPIVTFSTEDEAVALANNTEYGLVAYVFTEDLNRGLRIGEKLETGMLGLNAGVISNAAAPFGGVKQSGLGREGGAEGIEEYLYTQYIGIADPSDG, encoded by the coding sequence ATGGGTATTACTGCTGACCGCGAAGCCGCCCTGCTGGCCCAGGTCCCCACCGGACTGTTGATTAACGGCGAGTGGCGGGATGCCGCCGGCGGCAAGACCTTCGACGTCGAAGACCCCGCCACCGGCAAGGTGCTGCTGAGCATCGCCGATGCCAGCGCCGAAGACGGCACCCTGGCCATGGACGCAGCCGCTGCGGCGCAGGAATCCTGGGCGAAGACCGCACCGCGGGAGCGCGGGGAAATCCTGCGCCGTGCCTTTGACCTGGTGACCGAGCGGGCAGAGGACTTCGCACTGCTGATGACCCTGGAAATGGGCAAGCCGCTGGCCGAAGCCCGCGGCGAGGTCACTTACGGTGCCGAATTCCTGCGCTGGTTCTCCGAGGAAGCGGTCCGCATCTCCGGGCGCTACGGCATGTCCCCGGACGGCAAGTCCCGCCTGATGGTCAACAAAAAGCCGGTCGGCCCGTGCCTGCTGATCACGCCGTGGAACTTCCCGCTCGCCATGGCCACGCGCAAGATCGCCCCCGCCGTCGCCGCAGGTTGCACCATGGTCCTCAAGCCGGCCAAGCTCACCCCGCTGACCTCGCAGCTTTTCGCCGCCGTCCTGATTGAGGCCGGCCTGCCCGCCGGGGTCCTGAACATTGTGTCCACCACCGCCGCCGGCGACGTCACCGGACCCATCATGAAGGACGAGCGCCTGCGCAAGGTCTCCTTCACCGGCTCCACCCCCGTGGGACAGGGCCTGATCCGCGACGCCGCGGACCGGGTGCTGCGCACCTCGATGGAGCTGGGCGGCAACGCTCCGTTCGTGGTCTTCGAGGACGCCGACGTCGACAAGGCAGTAACCGGCGCGATGCTCGCCAAGCTGCGGAACATGGGCGAGGCCTGCACCGCCGCAAACCGCTTCATCGTGCATGAATCGGTGGCCGATGAATTCGCAGAGAAATTCGCCGCGAAGGTCGGTGCCATGACCACTGCGCGCGGCACCGAGGACGAGTCCAAGATCGGTCCGCTGATCGACGCAAAGAGCCGCGACAAGGTTCATGCGCTGGTTTCGGACGCGGTCGACGGCGGTGCCTCGGCCCTAGTGGGCGGGGCACCGGTGGACGGACCCGGCTACTTCTACCAGCCGACGGTCCTCAAGAACGTGGCGCCGGACGCACGGATCCTGCAGGAGGAAATCTTCGGCCCCGTGGCTCCGATCGTCACGTTCTCCACCGAGGATGAAGCAGTGGCGCTGGCCAACAACACCGAATACGGTCTCGTGGCCTACGTCTTCACCGAAGACCTGAACCGCGGCCTGCGCATCGGCGAGAAGCTGGAGACCGGCATGCTGGGCCTGAACGCCGGCGTCATCTCCAACGCTGCCGCGCCGTTCGGCGGGGTCAAGCAGTCGGGACTGGGCCGGGAAGGCGGAGCCGAAGGCATCGAGGAGTACCTCTACACGCAGTACATCGGCATCGCTGACCCGTCCGACGGCTAA